A genomic segment from Alistipes senegalensis JC50 encodes:
- a CDS encoding PQQ-binding-like beta-propeller repeat protein: MKKIVIDLLLTSFIAAGLTACWSEDIPEAGAARRQVTDLTATPGDEEVQLAWSLPEGWNPTDFIVYYTDTDSETVTLRTDGEMNCTIDGLVNGTQYTFYVQAVYGKLVSNYVAVVGRPATTRFPVTDLTVDAGDSFVSLAWTKPATTVLSYTLSYYNEDTPDNVEQQTLDKDATSVKLEGLTNDKNYYFSLAANYEKGASEPATAKAMPTLAIPYILDRDQAAKNQPITFTFNTEDYPTATDVKWTFPGDVVKEGTVVKYGLGTVGTQTVKLSATIDGNARSWTLEVEIREYVIFNTDWAQDGSNYNGFKGTCPVFSPDGKTVYIVTFNKLSALYAFDIATGNEKWRYVPSANTGSYNMLTVNPVTGDIYYGTQTAGQFYAVTQEGKLKWTFAEAGSMQSAAPAVNAAGTAVYICDKSGNTFAIDAASGQKIWSFAAGVAGGGLLVNGNELLIGAGANAFFLNIETGEQIAKIALGCSMSDIAGFAVSSDKTLAYFGAKDGYFGAIDLTTHTAKTPLLAGTTNPNTIYEPVVAPNGSVFAGSKNGSVYNVKGDLSAVNWEHVHTGTPVSNTYNYSHPCVDSENRFYITAGQTTNTSYIFDADGRVLDSWSYTGATAAAQRQMGGNNYLDGVFYSAFIGNADQNGMFVGKYVGGERASGWSTHGGDICGSCCVK; the protein is encoded by the coding sequence ATGAAAAAGATAGTAATCGACCTTTTGCTGACATCGTTCATCGCCGCGGGCCTCACCGCATGCTGGAGTGAGGATATTCCCGAAGCCGGAGCGGCCCGCCGCCAGGTCACCGATCTCACCGCCACTCCGGGCGACGAGGAGGTGCAGCTCGCCTGGAGCCTGCCCGAAGGCTGGAATCCGACGGACTTCATCGTCTACTACACCGACACCGACTCGGAAACGGTCACCCTGCGCACGGACGGCGAGATGAACTGCACGATCGACGGACTCGTCAACGGCACGCAGTACACCTTCTACGTGCAGGCGGTCTACGGAAAACTCGTCTCGAACTACGTCGCCGTCGTCGGCCGGCCCGCCACGACGCGCTTCCCGGTCACCGACCTGACGGTCGATGCGGGCGATTCGTTCGTGAGCCTCGCGTGGACCAAGCCCGCGACGACGGTGCTCTCCTACACGCTCTCCTACTACAACGAGGACACGCCCGACAATGTCGAACAACAGACGCTCGACAAGGACGCGACGAGCGTGAAGCTCGAAGGGCTGACCAACGACAAGAACTACTACTTCTCGCTGGCGGCCAACTACGAAAAGGGCGCTTCGGAGCCGGCCACCGCCAAGGCGATGCCGACGCTGGCGATCCCCTACATCCTCGACCGCGACCAGGCGGCCAAGAACCAGCCGATCACCTTCACGTTCAACACCGAAGACTACCCGACGGCCACCGATGTCAAGTGGACCTTCCCGGGCGATGTCGTCAAGGAGGGAACCGTCGTGAAATACGGACTGGGCACGGTCGGCACGCAGACCGTGAAGCTGAGCGCCACGATCGACGGCAACGCCCGTTCGTGGACCCTCGAAGTCGAGATCCGCGAATACGTCATCTTCAACACCGACTGGGCGCAGGACGGCTCGAACTACAACGGATTCAAGGGCACCTGCCCGGTGTTCTCGCCCGACGGAAAGACCGTCTACATCGTCACCTTCAACAAACTCTCGGCCCTCTACGCCTTCGACATCGCAACGGGCAATGAGAAGTGGCGCTACGTACCGTCCGCCAATACCGGCAGCTACAACATGCTCACCGTGAACCCCGTGACGGGCGACATCTACTACGGCACGCAAACCGCCGGACAATTCTACGCCGTCACGCAGGAAGGCAAGCTGAAATGGACCTTCGCCGAAGCCGGCTCGATGCAGAGCGCCGCCCCGGCCGTCAACGCCGCCGGAACGGCCGTCTATATCTGCGACAAGAGCGGCAACACGTTCGCCATCGACGCCGCATCGGGGCAGAAGATCTGGAGCTTCGCCGCGGGCGTCGCCGGAGGCGGCCTGCTGGTCAACGGCAACGAACTGCTGATAGGAGCGGGCGCCAACGCCTTTTTCCTCAACATCGAGACCGGCGAGCAGATCGCCAAGATCGCGCTGGGTTGCTCAATGTCCGACATCGCCGGATTCGCCGTCAGCAGCGACAAGACGCTGGCCTACTTCGGAGCCAAGGACGGCTACTTCGGGGCCATCGATCTGACGACGCACACGGCAAAAACCCCGCTGCTGGCCGGCACGACCAATCCCAACACCATCTACGAACCCGTCGTGGCCCCCAACGGTTCGGTCTTCGCGGGATCGAAGAACGGTTCGGTCTACAACGTCAAGGGCGACCTCTCGGCCGTCAACTGGGAACACGTCCACACCGGAACGCCCGTCAGCAACACCTACAACTACTCCCACCCGTGCGTAGACTCCGAGAACCGGTTCTACATCACGGCGGGACAGACGACCAACACGTCCTACATCTTCGATGCCGACGGCAGGGTCCTCGACTCGTGGAGCTATACGGGAGCCACCGCCGCAGCGCAGCGCCAGATGGGCGGCAACAACTACCTCGACGGCGTGTTCTACTCGGCATTCATCGGCAACGCCGACCAGAACGGCATGTTCGTCGGCAAATACGTCGGCGGCGAACGCGCATCGGGCTGGAGCACCCACGGCGGCGACATCTGCGGATCGTGCTGCGTAAAATAG
- a CDS encoding DUF6528 family protein, with protein sequence MNKIKNRLFRVLLLCAGTGLLVAGCSNDDDAPREIASKTTLTLTKYYNDKGATTLPTWSKSDKAGMFVADRNAPEAVYAAPIQSGSQKSLFLFTLDAPQHAASTVVAFWPSDAGLRCENGTLKTVVPTEQTGAVAPILAGKATARVNAYEGCSMELTNLFCTMYVSVKKGNYSIGKAVVKANGGEGIAGELTIGIDDWSASASAQTITVTLPAPLDCSKETQLIPVMIAPVALSQGYTVTLTDTDGNSFSVGKTEPVTLEAGGKHDTDDARSSFVTELVFCGDNMVYMIDAGLADETTYKDAVTWSWDATEAASVLGLDKSRCNHLDDCKPVDNGKKLLCTSSYNWCVLLDIATKEVLFHTTATPNAHSAELLPGNRIVVACSDGSGAGNNSVQLYDISQPNLILHQSTLGSAHGVVWNETTQRLYAIGGQSLQIYKLKDWETAAPSLELEKTVQTPQGGLHDMSYVNSNTLCIGGRRAYLYDIGANQFTEMTLFAASTAIKSINYNDETGELWYTDSTNPEGSQSWSTQTIRYSTDKNASTETRTIKVPDLDMYKVRVMNW encoded by the coding sequence ATGAATAAGATAAAAAACCGCCTGTTCCGGGTTCTGCTGCTCTGCGCCGGAACGGGACTCCTCGTCGCGGGCTGCTCGAACGACGACGATGCGCCCCGCGAGATCGCGTCGAAGACCACCCTGACGCTGACGAAATACTACAACGACAAGGGAGCGACGACGCTGCCCACCTGGAGCAAAAGCGACAAGGCCGGAATGTTCGTCGCGGACCGAAACGCCCCGGAGGCCGTCTATGCGGCGCCGATCCAGTCGGGATCGCAAAAATCGCTCTTCCTCTTCACGCTCGACGCGCCGCAGCATGCGGCCTCGACGGTCGTCGCCTTCTGGCCCTCGGACGCCGGCCTCCGCTGTGAGAACGGCACGCTGAAAACCGTCGTTCCCACGGAGCAGACGGGCGCTGTCGCCCCGATTCTCGCCGGCAAGGCCACGGCGCGGGTCAACGCCTACGAAGGTTGCAGCATGGAACTGACGAACCTCTTCTGCACGATGTACGTCAGCGTGAAAAAGGGCAACTACTCGATCGGCAAGGCGGTCGTAAAGGCCAACGGCGGCGAAGGGATCGCCGGAGAGCTCACGATCGGCATCGACGACTGGTCGGCATCGGCATCGGCGCAGACGATCACCGTGACGCTGCCCGCACCCCTCGACTGTTCGAAAGAGACGCAGCTGATACCCGTAATGATCGCCCCCGTGGCCCTGTCGCAGGGCTACACCGTGACCCTCACCGACACCGACGGCAATTCGTTCTCGGTCGGGAAGACGGAGCCCGTGACCCTGGAGGCCGGGGGCAAGCACGACACCGACGACGCCCGTTCGAGTTTCGTGACCGAACTGGTCTTCTGCGGCGACAACATGGTCTACATGATCGACGCCGGACTGGCCGACGAGACCACCTACAAGGATGCGGTCACGTGGAGCTGGGACGCGACCGAAGCCGCCTCCGTGCTCGGGCTGGACAAGAGCCGCTGCAACCATCTCGACGACTGCAAGCCGGTGGACAACGGCAAGAAACTCCTGTGCACCAGCTCCTACAACTGGTGCGTGCTGCTCGACATCGCCACGAAGGAGGTGCTGTTCCACACCACGGCGACGCCCAACGCCCACTCGGCGGAACTGCTGCCCGGCAACCGCATCGTCGTGGCCTGCTCGGACGGCAGCGGTGCGGGCAACAACTCGGTGCAGCTCTACGACATTTCGCAGCCCAACCTGATTCTCCACCAATCGACACTCGGTTCGGCGCACGGCGTCGTGTGGAACGAAACGACCCAGCGCCTCTATGCGATCGGCGGCCAGAGCCTCCAGATCTACAAACTCAAAGACTGGGAGACGGCAGCCCCGTCGCTCGAACTGGAAAAGACCGTACAGACGCCCCAGGGAGGTCTGCACGACATGAGCTACGTCAATTCGAACACGCTCTGCATCGGCGGACGCCGGGCCTATCTCTACGACATCGGCGCCAACCAGTTCACCGAAATGACGCTCTTCGCCGCATCGACGGCGATCAAGTCGATCAACTACAACGACGAAACGGGCGAACTGTGGTACACGGACTCCACCAATCCCGAGGGCTCGCAGTCGTGGTCAACGCAGACCATCCGCTACTCCACGGACAAGAACGCCTCGACGGAGACACGGACGATCAAGGTTCCCGATCTGGATATGTACAAGGTCCGCGTGATGAACTGGTAG
- a CDS encoding RagB/SusD family nutrient uptake outer membrane protein, whose translation MKPKHILALGLLALGLGSCGESFFEQYPSNNITEGNFYKTDDDFNQGVAACYYKLKTQMSFHLTEIGYRSDENILESMAVSTQDRYDIDNFAETASNGILNDIWDAWYNGIYRCNDVLDHLAGAKIANYDKYRGECLFLRSWWYFNLYRVFGVVPIARTVVAPAAAKLIPRCTEEEMYTLLTEDLSEAARLLPSTPGSEKARVANIAAYTLLAKVYLTFGKPAEAKTVLEEAMKNTAYGLETTTKRVFDVSNKMNKEIIFALYYNKTNDNGHGYWYSANTEVLADIRNPTPEFKAIYDGEKDNRLPLIGTYTKISSNLYAMTKWYDTYDATYTTQVGNDFPHLRYADVVLMYAEALAESGGSLDDALVWLNKTRVRAGLDELTTDEVKSLAEFRRELADERGREFALEGHRWFDLVRLGLAVDYFRGLGYSLDAHNLIFPIPQSQIEIVNNPSILWQNPGFN comes from the coding sequence ATGAAACCGAAACATATCCTTGCGCTGGGACTCCTCGCACTGGGCCTGGGCTCGTGCGGCGAAAGTTTCTTCGAACAGTACCCGAGCAACAACATCACCGAAGGCAACTTCTACAAGACCGACGACGATTTCAACCAAGGGGTGGCGGCCTGCTACTACAAGCTCAAGACGCAGATGAGCTTCCACCTCACGGAGATCGGCTACCGCAGCGACGAGAACATCCTCGAGTCGATGGCCGTATCGACGCAGGACCGCTACGACATCGACAATTTCGCCGAAACGGCCAGCAACGGCATCCTGAACGACATCTGGGACGCCTGGTACAACGGCATCTACCGCTGCAACGACGTGCTCGACCACCTGGCCGGGGCCAAGATCGCCAACTACGACAAATACCGCGGCGAATGTCTGTTCCTGCGGTCGTGGTGGTATTTCAACCTCTACCGCGTCTTCGGCGTGGTGCCCATCGCCCGCACCGTCGTGGCCCCGGCGGCCGCCAAGCTCATCCCCCGCTGCACGGAGGAGGAGATGTACACCCTGCTGACCGAGGACCTCTCGGAGGCTGCGCGCCTGCTGCCGTCAACCCCCGGGTCGGAAAAGGCCCGCGTGGCGAACATCGCGGCCTACACGCTGCTGGCGAAGGTCTACCTCACGTTCGGCAAGCCCGCCGAGGCCAAGACCGTCCTCGAAGAGGCGATGAAGAACACCGCCTACGGGCTGGAGACGACGACGAAAAGGGTCTTCGACGTAAGCAACAAGATGAACAAGGAGATCATCTTCGCGCTCTACTACAACAAGACCAACGACAACGGCCACGGATACTGGTACAGCGCCAACACGGAGGTATTGGCCGACATCCGAAACCCGACACCCGAATTCAAAGCGATCTACGACGGTGAGAAGGACAACCGCCTGCCGCTGATCGGCACCTACACCAAGATTTCGAGCAACCTCTACGCCATGACCAAATGGTACGACACCTACGACGCGACCTACACGACGCAGGTGGGCAACGATTTCCCGCACCTGCGCTATGCCGACGTGGTGCTGATGTACGCCGAGGCGCTGGCCGAATCGGGCGGCAGTCTGGACGACGCGCTGGTGTGGCTCAACAAGACCCGCGTGCGGGCCGGACTCGACGAACTGACGACCGACGAGGTCAAAAGCCTGGCGGAGTTCCGCCGCGAGCTGGCCGACGAACGGGGCCGCGAATTCGCCCTCGAAGGCCACCGCTGGTTCGACCTCGTGCGGCTGGGGCTGGCCGTCGATTATTTCCGCGGACTGGGCTACTCGCTCGACGCGCACAACCTGATCTTCCCGATCCCGCAGAGCCAGATCGAAATCGTGAACAACCCGTCGATTCTGTGGCAGAATCCCGGTTTCAATTAA
- a CDS encoding SusC/RagA family TonB-linked outer membrane protein has protein sequence MNELNVLKRICRHLWLALLLCAVSAATASAQVPTVTVDAKNVTIKELLQRIEANSQYTFAYIDADINPDKRVSVKAVNRNIASIVAEVLPNVNMEVKGLKIVLTAKRGGESQTRPAADAGRTVKGRVTDESGAPVIGATVILKGTTVGTATNATGEYAIDIRQADAVLVYSLIGYNKVEVALSEGQTQADVTLKSEAIAMDNVVVVGYGVQNKRDVTTAISSIKAEDFAAMPTADFRDAMAAKMPGVQVLTLGGQPDGNVSIRIRGIQSATSGNDPLYVIDGVPCDARAFSNLESSDIESLEVLKDASAAAIYGSRGSCGVILITTKRGQGERPVVSYDGQFSVSNVSKTIDMLNAYEFAKIFKEARDGAYLFNVPTGSIDDPYEDRPQVYHRVDPLITAYLQDKTGTMTDTDWQDAIFRTAYSTKHSVSVSGRTKTLGYYIGANYLYREGTIVGSDFERYSLRANIDGKRNRLKYGVSFSPSYSKTNYISSDTQYNGDGVIASALMAPPVFPVYNADGSYNWDMNGFLRVNSWDTQTNEVLNPVALALEIDDVREKINILGNAYVSYEFVKGLEYKFTAGGDYYSYIRNYYRPSYIPLRGLKYLDAPSDPKAQNNMQSYFHWTISNQLSFNRTFGDHSINAVAVYEAEKESIQTSQIVGTGVKGDDKIRTTKGKTIDLTETYNNKYAYTFASWLVRAQYSYKGRYMVSASIRGDGSSRFAPNTRWGYFPAASVGWRMSDENFLRNVKWLDDLKLRASVGQTGNAQIGNSEYLALYGMTNIDLGNGLTSQVYPSQIANNDLGWEKNTQYNIGLDVSLWRGTLGFTADYYYSKTTDMLFDVPVSSVSGLTSSNVNIGSMQNRGIELALTSRRSFGDFSYAFAANWSLNRNKVLSLGDENADIIKESSYAGGYYLTRVGQPVGCYYLLVQDGIFHNQEELDSYPHFDTTTVGDFRFVDANGNGILEKDADRVIVGNYMPDFYYGFSVNLSWKGFDLAANFQGVYGNEILNLERRYLLNMEASSNMMKESLQRYPYGELNRATRKSSGNNGACTSTFHLEDGSYLRLQNLSLGYTFPDKWTRKAGISKLRIYVQGTNLFTWTDYTGYNPEVNKRSTDALRPGEDYCSYPLSRTFSVGVNFNL, from the coding sequence ATGAATGAACTCAACGTTTTGAAAAGGATCTGCCGGCATCTGTGGCTGGCGCTCCTCCTCTGCGCGGTGTCGGCCGCCACGGCTTCGGCCCAGGTCCCGACCGTCACCGTCGATGCGAAGAACGTTACCATCAAGGAGCTGTTGCAGCGCATCGAAGCCAACAGCCAGTACACGTTCGCCTACATCGACGCCGACATCAACCCCGACAAACGGGTGTCGGTGAAGGCCGTCAACCGCAACATCGCCTCGATCGTCGCCGAGGTGCTTCCCAATGTGAATATGGAAGTTAAGGGATTGAAAATCGTCCTCACAGCCAAACGGGGGGGGGAATCGCAAACCCGTCCCGCGGCTGACGCCGGACGCACGGTGAAGGGCCGCGTGACCGACGAAAGCGGCGCGCCGGTGATCGGCGCCACCGTCATCCTGAAAGGCACCACGGTCGGCACGGCGACCAACGCCACGGGCGAATACGCCATCGACATCCGGCAGGCCGACGCCGTGCTGGTCTACTCGCTCATCGGCTACAACAAGGTCGAGGTGGCGCTCTCCGAGGGCCAGACGCAGGCCGACGTTACGCTGAAAAGCGAGGCGATCGCCATGGACAACGTGGTGGTCGTGGGCTACGGCGTGCAGAACAAGCGCGACGTGACGACGGCCATCTCGTCCATCAAGGCCGAAGACTTCGCCGCCATGCCGACGGCCGACTTCCGCGACGCCATGGCCGCCAAGATGCCGGGCGTGCAGGTGCTCACGCTGGGCGGCCAGCCCGACGGCAACGTCTCGATCCGCATCCGCGGCATCCAGTCGGCCACGTCGGGCAACGACCCGCTCTATGTCATCGACGGCGTTCCGTGCGACGCCCGGGCCTTCTCGAACCTCGAAAGCAGCGACATCGAGAGCCTCGAGGTGCTCAAGGATGCCTCGGCGGCGGCGATCTACGGTTCGCGCGGCTCGTGCGGCGTCATCCTCATCACGACCAAGCGCGGCCAGGGCGAACGTCCTGTCGTAAGCTACGACGGCCAGTTCAGCGTCTCGAACGTCTCGAAGACGATCGACATGCTCAACGCCTATGAATTCGCCAAGATCTTCAAGGAGGCCCGCGACGGCGCCTACCTGTTCAACGTCCCGACGGGTTCGATCGACGACCCCTACGAGGACCGTCCCCAGGTCTACCACCGCGTCGACCCGCTCATCACGGCCTATCTGCAGGACAAGACCGGCACGATGACCGACACCGACTGGCAGGACGCCATTTTCCGCACGGCCTACTCGACCAAGCACTCCGTATCGGTCTCGGGCCGCACCAAGACGCTGGGCTACTACATCGGCGCCAACTACCTCTACCGCGAGGGAACGATCGTCGGCTCGGATTTCGAACGCTACAGCCTGCGGGCCAACATCGACGGCAAGCGCAACCGGCTGAAATACGGCGTCAGCTTCTCGCCCTCCTATTCGAAGACCAACTACATCTCCTCCGACACGCAGTACAACGGCGACGGCGTGATCGCCTCGGCGCTGATGGCGCCCCCGGTCTTCCCGGTCTACAACGCCGACGGCTCCTACAACTGGGACATGAACGGATTCCTGCGCGTCAACAGCTGGGACACCCAGACCAACGAGGTGCTCAACCCCGTGGCGCTGGCGCTCGAAATCGACGACGTGCGCGAAAAGATCAACATCCTGGGCAACGCCTACGTCTCCTATGAGTTCGTCAAGGGGCTGGAGTACAAATTCACGGCCGGCGGCGACTACTACTCCTACATCCGCAACTACTACCGTCCGTCGTACATCCCCCTGCGCGGCCTCAAGTATCTCGACGCCCCGTCGGACCCCAAGGCGCAGAACAACATGCAGTCCTACTTCCACTGGACGATCTCCAACCAGCTCTCTTTCAACCGCACCTTCGGCGACCACTCGATCAACGCCGTGGCAGTCTACGAAGCCGAGAAGGAGAGCATCCAGACCTCGCAGATCGTCGGCACGGGAGTCAAGGGCGACGACAAGATCCGCACCACGAAGGGCAAGACCATCGACCTGACGGAGACCTACAACAACAAGTACGCCTACACCTTCGCTTCGTGGCTCGTGCGTGCGCAGTACTCCTACAAGGGGCGTTACATGGTTTCGGCGTCGATCCGCGGCGACGGTTCGTCGCGCTTCGCCCCCAACACCCGGTGGGGTTATTTCCCGGCAGCCTCCGTGGGCTGGCGCATGAGCGACGAGAACTTCCTGCGCAACGTGAAATGGCTCGACGACCTGAAACTCCGCGCCAGCGTGGGTCAGACCGGAAACGCCCAGATCGGCAACTCGGAGTACCTGGCCCTCTACGGCATGACGAACATCGATCTCGGCAACGGACTCACCTCGCAGGTCTATCCCTCGCAGATCGCCAACAACGATCTGGGCTGGGAGAAGAACACGCAATACAACATCGGTCTGGATGTCAGCCTGTGGCGCGGCACCCTCGGATTCACCGCCGACTACTACTACTCGAAGACCACCGACATGCTGTTCGACGTTCCGGTTTCGTCGGTGTCGGGCCTCACCTCGTCGAACGTCAACATCGGTTCGATGCAGAACCGGGGTATTGAGCTGGCGCTCACCTCGCGGCGCAGCTTCGGCGACTTTTCCTACGCCTTCGCCGCCAACTGGTCGCTCAACCGCAACAAGGTGCTGAGCCTCGGCGACGAGAATGCCGACATCATCAAGGAGTCCTCCTACGCCGGCGGCTACTACCTCACGCGCGTCGGCCAGCCCGTCGGCTGCTACTACCTGCTCGTGCAGGACGGCATCTTCCACAATCAGGAGGAGCTGGATTCCTATCCCCATTTCGACACCACGACTGTGGGCGACTTCCGCTTCGTCGATGCCAACGGCAACGGCATTCTCGAAAAGGACGCCGACCGCGTGATCGTGGGCAACTACATGCCCGACTTCTACTACGGCTTCTCGGTCAACCTCTCCTGGAAGGGCTTCGATCTGGCAGCCAACTTCCAGGGCGTCTACGGCAACGAGATCCTGAACCTCGAACGCCGCTACCTGCTCAACATGGAGGCTTCGTCGAACATGATGAAGGAGTCGCTGCAACGCTACCCCTACGGCGAGCTGAACCGCGCCACCCGCAAGTCGAGCGGCAACAACGGCGCCTGCACCTCGACGTTCCACCTCGAAGACGGCTCCTACCTGCGTCTGCAAAACCTCTCGCTGGGCTACACCTTCCCCGACAAATGGACCCGCAAGGCCGGCATCTCGAAACTGCGCATCTACGTGCAGGGCACGAACCTCTTCACGTGGACCGACTATACGGGCTACAACCCCGAGGTCAACAAACGCTCGACCGACGCCCTGCGTCCGGGCGAGGACTACTGCTCCTACCCGCTGTCGCGCACGTTCAGCGTCGGTGTGAACTTCAACCTGTAA
- a CDS encoding glycerophosphodiester phosphodiesterase family protein produces MKKLLILLSGLLLLQTSCSRPASAPASRAEGIVAEIHNPSSRKVLVACHRGDWRNYPENSLAAIESVIGLGADIVEIDLALTSDSVLVVCHDRTLNRTTTGKGLIAEIPYDSVQRCFLKSGHGVATSHRMPTLREALELCKDRIVVNIDKGYQYYDLVQRLSEELGVTGQLLIKGKSPVADVAAKFSRYEHNMMYMPIIDILKPKGQALFAEYLDTNTVPLACEVCWSEYTPEVEACMRKVVAGGSKLWVNALWPSLCGGLCDDAAFEGDPAAVYGKLVDMGATMIQTDRPELLISYLRSRGLHD; encoded by the coding sequence ATGAAAAAACTGCTCATTCTTCTCTCGGGGCTGCTGCTCCTGCAAACCTCCTGTTCCCGACCCGCTTCCGCCCCTGCCAGCCGGGCCGAGGGCATCGTGGCCGAAATCCACAACCCCTCCTCGCGGAAGGTCCTCGTCGCCTGCCACCGCGGCGACTGGCGCAACTATCCCGAAAACTCCCTGGCGGCCATCGAGTCGGTGATCGGCCTGGGCGCCGACATCGTGGAGATCGACCTTGCGCTGACCTCCGACAGCGTGCTGGTGGTCTGCCACGACCGGACGCTGAACCGCACGACGACGGGCAAAGGTCTCATCGCCGAAATCCCCTATGACTCCGTCCAACGGTGTTTCCTCAAATCGGGCCACGGCGTAGCCACGTCGCACCGCATGCCGACGCTGCGCGAAGCGCTGGAACTCTGCAAGGACCGCATCGTGGTCAATATCGACAAAGGCTACCAATACTACGATCTGGTGCAGAGGCTCTCGGAAGAACTCGGAGTCACCGGACAACTCCTGATCAAAGGCAAAAGCCCCGTCGCGGATGTCGCCGCGAAGTTCTCCCGCTACGAACACAACATGATGTACATGCCCATCATCGACATCCTCAAACCCAAAGGACAGGCCCTCTTTGCCGAATACCTCGATACGAACACCGTGCCGCTGGCCTGCGAAGTCTGCTGGTCGGAATACACCCCCGAAGTCGAAGCCTGCATGCGGAAAGTCGTCGCCGGAGGCTCGAAACTCTGGGTCAACGCCCTGTGGCCGTCGCTCTGCGGAGGTCTCTGCGACGATGCCGCTTTCGAAGGCGATCCCGCCGCCGTCTACGGAAAACTCGTCGATATGGGAGCCACCATGATCCAGACCGACCGTCCCGAACTGCTGATCTCCTATCTCCGCTCGCGGGGGCTCCATGACTGA
- a CDS encoding sugar phosphate isomerase/epimerase family protein: protein MKKLLFIMAALLLAAGAARAEYPVGVSLGMVKVPEPEKLAQIKAAGIDHVEVVFNYFWRNAPENECYTRAYRVKAMLDEAGLTVWSCHLPFSRTLDISVLDPQRREENVLLMERMIRLAEIFHPQRLVLHPSSEPISDEERETRLQNSANSIGRLALAAKGIGAVLCVENLPRTCLGRNSDEIMRLIGDFPEVMVCFDSNHLLQEEHARFFENVGSRIGTIHASDYDRRDERHWLPGEGVIDWPDFLRRLRASGYKGVFMHEVRAGENATPANVVKAYKEVICGKTKKQPTQNAQNHE, encoded by the coding sequence ATGAAAAAACTACTGTTCATAATGGCAGCGCTCCTGCTGGCCGCCGGAGCCGCCCGGGCCGAATACCCCGTGGGCGTATCGCTCGGCATGGTGAAGGTCCCCGAGCCCGAAAAACTCGCGCAGATCAAAGCCGCGGGCATCGACCATGTGGAGGTCGTCTTCAACTACTTCTGGCGCAACGCCCCCGAGAACGAGTGCTACACCCGCGCCTACCGCGTCAAGGCGATGCTCGACGAGGCCGGGCTCACGGTCTGGTCGTGCCACCTGCCTTTCAGCCGTACGCTCGACATCTCGGTGCTCGATCCGCAGCGGCGCGAAGAAAACGTCCTGCTGATGGAGCGGATGATCCGCCTGGCGGAGATCTTCCACCCGCAGCGGCTGGTGCTGCATCCCAGTTCGGAGCCGATCTCCGACGAGGAGCGCGAAACCCGCCTGCAAAACTCCGCCAACTCCATCGGCCGCCTCGCGCTGGCCGCCAAAGGGATCGGCGCGGTGCTCTGCGTCGAGAACCTGCCCCGCACCTGTCTGGGCCGCAATTCGGACGAAATCATGCGGCTGATCGGCGACTTCCCCGAGGTAATGGTGTGCTTCGACTCGAACCACCTGCTCCAGGAGGAGCACGCCCGGTTCTTCGAGAACGTGGGCAGCCGCATCGGCACGATCCACGCCTCGGACTACGACCGCCGGGACGAACGCCACTGGCTGCCGGGCGAGGGCGTCATCGACTGGCCCGACTTCCTCCGCCGCCTGCGTGCGTCGGGCTACAAGGGGGTCTTCATGCACGAGGTCCGCGCCGGGGAGAACGCCACGCCCGCAAACGTCGTGAAAGCCTACAAGGAGGTCATCTGCGGCAAAACGAAAAAACAACCCACCCAAAATGCACAAAACCATGAATAA